The following are encoded in a window of Castanea sativa cultivar Marrone di Chiusa Pesio chromosome 5, ASM4071231v1 genomic DNA:
- the LOC142634793 gene encoding ABC transporter C family member 1-like, with amino-acid sequence MLQALHQNITGVMVPWLYIGMLFSAFCWHFEDHCFYSMNYLHWYNDALGGLWVVCILFTCYVLTESLRVSSSTWLSHWTNSGKSMDYNPGYYNLIYAALSFGQMLPFFPCFGDIGEFFLVGHVKSLCCEKVSEAGENFSVGQRQLLTLARALVRRSKILVLDEATAAIDVRTDALIQKTIRGEFKSCTMFIIAHRLNTIIDCDRMILLDAGQVLEYNTPEELLSNEGSAFSKMVQSTGAANAQYLTQLSTWRGRRKQDGKGEKKAVDGQRRWLASSRWAAAAQFALAVSLTSSQNDLQRLEIEDENSILKKPKDAVITLRGVLEGKHDKVIEESLDQYQVSRDGWWSALYRMVEGLSVTGRLARNRLQQSEYDIDERSIDWDHIEM; translated from the exons ATGCTTCAAGCTCTCCATCAAAACATTACTGGTGTTATGGTGCCTTGGCTGTATATTGGGATGCTATTCTCGGCTTTTTGCTGGCATTTTGAAGATCACTGTTTTTACTCAATGAATTATCTACACTG GTACAACGATGCATTAGGAGGCCTTTGGGTGGTTTGTATACTCTTTACATGCTATGTCTTGACTGAATCTCTGCGAGTTTCAAGTAGCACGTGGTTAAGCCATTGGACTAATTCAGGCAAGTCAATGGATTACAATCCTGGTTACTATAACCTGATATATGCAGCTTTATCGTTTGGTCAG ATGCTGCCCTTTTTTCCCT GTTTTGGTGACATTGGCGAATTCTTTTTGGTTGGTCATGTCAAGTCTTTATGCTGCGAAAAG GTTTCGGAAGCAGGGGAGAATTTCAGTGTTGGACAGAGGCAACTATTAACTCTTGCTCGAGCACTGGTGCGGAGATCAAAGATACTGGTTCTTGATGAGGCTACCGCAGCTATTGATGTTAGAACTGATGCTCTTATTCAGAAAACTATTCGAGGAGAATTTAAATCATGTACAATGTTTATTATTGCTCATAGACTGAATACCATTATCGACTGTGACAGGATGATTCTGCTTGATGCTGGTCAG GTTCTAGAATATAATACTCCCGAGGAACTTCTGTCAAATGAAGGAAGTGCTTTCTCGAAGATGGTTCAAAGTACAGGGGCTGCAAATGCTCAATACTTAACGCAGCTTAGTACTTGGAGGGGAAGGAGAAAACAAGATGGGAAAGGAGAGAAGAAGGCAGTAGATGGACAGAGGAGATGGCTGGCCTCTTCTCGATGGGCTGCTGCTGCCCAGTTTGCCCTGGCTGTTAGCCTCACCTCGTCACAGAATGACCTTCAACGTCTGGAAATCGAAGATGAGAACAGCATCCTGAAGAAACCAAAGGATGCAGTAATAACTCTACGGGGAGTTTTGGAAGGAAAGCACGACAAAGTAATTGAAGAATCGCTTGATCAATACCAGGTCTCTAGAGATGGATGGTGGTCAGCTCTTTACCGGATGGTTGAAG GTCTTTCTGTGACGGGCAGGTTAGCTCGGAACCGACTTCAACAATCAGAATATGATATTGATGAAAGATCTATAGACTGGGACCATATTGAAATGTAG